AGAAGCCTGTCCAGTCCCCAACCCCGTGTCCCTGAGGCCAGACCGGCCAAACCAGTAAGTAGATGGCCCAAGCAGATGAGTTCATTCAGTTCTTTATTGGTTATCTGGGCCCTAAAGCTGCCCCCTCAACTTCGGGTCTCCCTGAGCTGCACAGAGACCTGCCCCTCCGGGGGCCAGGAAGCAGACATACACCCAGCATCCACAGCCCACTCTTGGGGGCTTATGTTCTGGTGCTGAGACTTCTCGGGGTGCAAATCTCTAGCCTCAAGGTTCATATCTCATCATTCTCCAGTTGAATAACATGAACTTCAAACTCATTTTGGGTGTCCTTGGACTCCAGTGTTTCCCCTGGATGCTCCTCCGCGTCCTTTCCAGCGTCGCTGGCCTCTTGCTGGCCCGTAGCGTCTGCTCTAGGGCCTCGGGCTTCCCTTTcagcctctgcctgtcccccagcCTCCTGTACAGGCTCCAAGGACTCCCTTGCGGCCTCTACCTGTGCCCCATCTTCTCTGGGACCCAGGGCTCCCTGCAGCTCTTGTCTGGACGGGCTTTTAGCTAACGGGGACTGCCTCCCAACATCTTGTGGCTCCGGGGGCTCTTTGGGCTCTGTGTGCCTTGGGGCCTCTCCTGGGAAGTTGATGAGCTCTGCAGGGGTCATGAGCCCATCCCCATTCAGGTCCTGGGTCTCGAGCACCTTGTCCACTACCAGGATCACCTGTGGAAGCACACGTTTGCTGGAGAGTCTGCAGCAGACAGAGATGTTCCCAGGAGCCCTGACCCTCCCAACACCTCCCCACGTCCCTGCCAGGCAGGCTCAGAGCACTTCTTTTATCATGGATTCATCAAAAGAGTCATGATGAAAAAGACTAAAGCCCCAAGAAGCTGAGTGTCCTTTGTGGGAGAAGGGGCCCCCCGGCCAGCAGGGCTTACCGGGTTGGCGATAGGAAAATCAGCAGCTCCGGGCGCCAGAGCTGCAGTTAACATGGACAACAGCTCCAGGCCGTCCAGCTGGCCACTCTGGTCATAGTCGTGGAGGGCAAAGAGGTAGAGGAGAACTAAGGAGGAGAAGCCAGATCAGAAGAGGCACCAGGAAcaggtggaggaggcaggggacagCTGACAGCCCGGGGTCAGTCCCGGCTCTGCTGGCCCTGAGCCCCCTGCCCGCAGGCCCCGGTgcccagcccctcaccctgctcccgGCTCATGTGTTCTGGCTCCTTTTCCATTCTCTCCAGTCCCTGTAGGTAGTTCTGCAGAAGCCTGGCAGAAACGGGGAAAGTAAGCCCGGAGAGGCCAGTGTGCAGACCCaggcccaccccccagcccccgcccagcCCACTCACCGAAGCTGCTCCTGGCCTGGCTGGAAGGGGTTGGACAGGGGCAGCTGCTGCACCTCGGGGtccagcctggaggaggaggagaagggccAGGCTTGCCAAGAGCCTCCCTGAGGATCCGGCCTACCAGCCTTCCACCCTCAAGCTCCTAGCAGAGTTCTCTCCCCAGACCCAAGGGCGTTGTTCTCTCAAATTCCCAAA
Above is a window of Halichoerus grypus chromosome 10, mHalGry1.hap1.1, whole genome shotgun sequence DNA encoding:
- the PREB gene encoding guanine nucleotide-exchange factor SEC12 isoform X5, producing MLLPLAMRMLVLLPLSQAAPKDGTVRLDPEVQQLPLSNPFQPGQEQLRLLQNYLQGLERMEKEPEHMSREQVLLYLFALHDYDQSGQLDGLELLSMLTAALAPGAADFPIANPVILVVDKVLETQDLNGDGLMTPAELINFPGEAPRHTEPKEPPEPQDVGRQSPLAKSPSRQELQGALGPREDGAQVEAARESLEPVQEAGGQAEAEREARGPRADATGQQEASDAGKDAEEHPGETLESKDTQNEFEVHVIQLENDEI
- the PREB gene encoding guanine nucleotide-exchange factor SEC12 isoform X3, translated to MATFVSGRFGQVPDQPTRLRLFTVQIPHKRLRQPPPCYLTAWDGSTFLPLRTRSCGHEVISCLSVSESGTFLGLGTVTGSVAIYIAFSLQRLYYVKEAHGIVVTDVAFLPEKGRGPELLGFHETALFSVAVDSRCQLHLLPLRIPVPARMLLPLAMRMLVLLPLSQAAPKDGTVRLDPEVQQLPLSNPFQPGQEQLRLLQNYLQGLERMEKEPEHMSREQVLLYLFALHDYDQSGQLDGLELLSMLTAALAPGAADFPIANPVILVVDKVLETQDLNGDGLMTPAELINFPGEAPRHTEPKEPPEPQDVGRQSPLAKSPSRQELQGALGPREDGAQVEAARESLEPVQEAGGQAEAEREARGPRADATGQQEASDAGKDAEEHPGETLESKDTQNEFEVHVIQLENDEI
- the PREB gene encoding guanine nucleotide-exchange factor SEC12 isoform X4, with product MARFGQVPDQPTRLRLFTVQIPHKRLRQPPPCYLTAWDGSTFLPLRTRSCGHEVISCLSVSESGTFLGLGTVTGSVAIYIAFSLQRLYYVKEAHGIVVTDVAFLPEKGRGPELLGFHETALFSVAVDSRCQLHLLPLRIPVPARMLLPLAMRMLVLLPLSQAAPKDGTVRLDPEVQQLPLSNPFQPGQEQLRLLQNYLQGLERMEKEPEHMSREQVLLYLFALHDYDQSGQLDGLELLSMLTAALAPGAADFPIANPVILVVDKVLETQDLNGDGLMTPAELINFPGEAPRHTEPKEPPEPQDVGRQSPLAKSPSRQELQGALGPREDGAQVEAARESLEPVQEAGGQAEAEREARGPRADATGQQEASDAGKDAEEHPGETLESKDTQNEFEVHVIQLENDEI